One Spinacia oleracea cultivar Varoflay chromosome 4, BTI_SOV_V1, whole genome shotgun sequence DNA segment encodes these proteins:
- the LOC130472576 gene encoding uncharacterized protein codes for MLLSGKSFLCTKISPHFYRNKSKRFTKIFAKKPEFPEFPNKNQKSNFEFRVTNNILAQSAIAILGLGFVDAGYSGDWSRIGVISKQTEDVLKIGAFLVVPLCLFVVLSLAKKPEE; via the exons ATGCTGCTCTCAGGGAAGAGCTTCTTGTGCACCAAAATTTCCCCCCATTTCTacagaaataaaagcaaaagatTCACAAAAATATTTGCAAAAAAGCCAGAATTTCCTGAATTCCCAAACAAAAACCAAAAATCCAATTTTGAATTCAGGGTCACCAACAACATTTTAGCTCAATCTGCCATTGCAATCCTGggtttaggttttgttgatgcAGG ATATAGTGGAGATTGGTCAAGAATTGGAGTGATCTCAAAACAAACTGAGGATGTGCTGAAGATTGGAGCTTTTTTGGTGGTTCCACtctgtttgtttgttgttttatcTCTTGCTAAAAAACCAGAAGAATAA
- the LOC110793529 gene encoding uncharacterized protein: MISNTLNPLSLSFTTNPNPQFPAKICNFTSRNVSSDTSIHTSNDNLNPRFCCKQGRVTANAYAVNGGFERAGNREAEEQHLQQERENWERKVNCEVEVISWRERQIKAEVKVNADVESVWNALTDYERLADFVPNLVCSGRIPCPHPGRLWLEQRGLQRALYWHIEARVVLDLQEFPKSLNDRDVHFSMVDGDFKKFEGKWSVKSKRRSSTTTLSYEVNVIPKFNFPAIFLERIIRTDLPVNLRALASRAESIFAGNQKIPISINSKTETSVISGTTSLSGTLKEKETPSSSSLGPLPQAPSELNSTWGIYGKVCRIDRPCLVDEVHLRRFDGLLENGGVHRCVVASITVKAPVREVWDVLTAYESLPEIVPNLAISKILSRDNNKVRILQEGCKGLLYMVLHARVVMNLCEQLEQEISFEQVEGDFDSFHGRWQFEQLGNHHTLLKYSVESKMRQDTLLSEALMEEVIYEDLPSNLCAIRDYIENRTGTSSDEYDEPSVEQQKYKTCEEEPCAPSNEGSSDQRTAESKSSRISSSPIKQRPRVPGLQRDIEVLKSEILKFVCEHGQEGFMPMRKQLRSNGRVDIEKAINRMGGFRRIATLMNLSLAYKHRKPKGYWDNLENLQDEIHRFQKNWGMDPSYMPSRKAFERAGRYDIARALEKWGGLHEVSRLLLLKLRHPKRQQASLSSNKNDDDASSGSVKAEENTVCKPYLSLDTQEWLTKLNDLDITLVK; this comes from the exons ATGATCTCCAACACCTTGAATCCACTTTCACTCTCCTTCACTACAAACCCTAACCCCCAATTCCCCGCCAAAATCTGCAATTTCACTTCGCGAAATGTTTCATCCGACACCTCAATTCATACCAGCAACGATAATTTAAACCCTAGATTTTGCTGCAAACAGGGGAGAGTAACTGCGAACGCTTACGCAGTCAATGGAGGATTTGAGAGAGCGGGGAACAGAGAAGCGGAGGAGCAGCATCTGcagcaggagagagaaaattgggAACGGAAGGTGAATTGTGAGGTTGAAGTGATTTCATGGCGAGAGCGTCAGATTAAGGCGGAGGTTAAAGTCAATGCCGATGTTGAATCAGTTTGGAATGCTCTTACTGATTATGAACGGCTTGCTGATTTTGTCCCTAATCTTGTTTGTAG TGGAAGAATCCCTTGTCCACATCCTGGTAGACTATGGTTAGAGCAAAGAGGCCTCCAAAGGGCATTGTATTGGCATATTGAGGCTCGTGTTGTTTTGGATCTTCAAGAATTTCCCAAATCT TTAAATGACCGTGATGTTCACTTCTCCATGGTAGATGGAGATTTcaaaaaatttgaaggaaaaTGGTCAGTGAAATCAAAGAGAAG atcatcaacaacaacactATCTTACGAGGTCAATGTCATAccaaaattcaattttcctgCCATCTTTTTAGAGAGGATTATTCGAACAGACCTCCCTGTGAATCTCCGAGCCTTAGCTAGCAGAGCTGAGAGCATTTTTGCAGGGAATCAGAAGATTCCTATCTCTATTAACTCGAAAACTGAAACGTCAGTTATTTCCGGCACCACAAGCTTGTCTGGTACTTTAAAGGAGAAGGAGACTCCTTCCAGTTCCAGCCTTGGGCCCTTGCCCCAGGCACCTTCTGAGTTGAATAGTACCTGGGGGATATATGGTAAAGTTTGTAGGATTGATAGACCCTGCTTGGTGGATGAGGTTCATCTTCGTAGATTTGATGGTCTATTG GAAAACGGTGGTGTTCATCGCTGCGTTGTTGCTAGCATTACAGTAAAAGCTCCTGTTCGTGAAGTCTGGGATGTTTTAACTGCTTATGAAAGTCTTCCAGA GATAGTTCCAAATTTGGCAATCAGCAAAATTCTATCTCGAGATAACAACAAAGTTCGCATCCTTCAG GAAGGATGCAAGGGTCTATTATATATGGTACTCCATGCACGGGTTGTCATGAATTTATGTGAACAGCTCGAGCAAGAGATTAGCTTTGAACAGGTTGAGGGGGATTTTGACTCCTTTCACGGAAGATGGCAGTTTGAGCAGCTTGGCAACCATCACACACTGCTAAAATACTCTGTGGAGTCTAAAATGCGCCAAGATACCTTACTATCAGAAGCACTAATGGAAGAG GTTATATATGAAGATCTTCCGTCAAACTTGTGTGCTATTCGAGACTATATCGAGAATAGGACGGGAACAAGTTCTGATGAATATGATGAACCATCAGTTGAGCAGCAGAAATATAAAACTTGTGAAGAAGAACCTTGTGCACCATCAAATGAAGGCAGTAGTGATCAGAGGACTGCGGAAAGTAAGTCAAGCAGAATCAGTTCAAGTCCCATAAAACAAAGGCCTAGAGTCCCTGGCTTGCAACGGGATATTGAAGTATTGAAGTCTGAGATcctgaaatttgtttgtgagCATGGGCAGGAAGGATTCATGCCCATGCGGAAACAACTCCGTTCTAATGGTAGGGTTGACATTGAGAAGGCAATCAACCGGATGGGCGGTTTTAGGAGGATTGCAACGTTGATGAATCTTTCCCTTGCTTACAAACACCGGAAACCCAAAGGTTATTGGGACAATCTTGAAAATTTGCAGGATGAG ATTCATCGATTTCAAAAGAACTGGGGGATGGATCCATCATATATGCCCAGCAGAAAAGCATTTGAACGTGCAG GACGATATGACATTGCCCGTGCCCTTGAAAAATGGGGTGGCTTACATGAAGTATCCCGACTTCTATTACTCAAATTGAGGCACCCTAAGAGACAGCAGGCAAGTCTTTCAAGTAACAAGAATGATGATGATGCTTCATCTGGTAGTGTAAAAGCTGAAGAAAATACAGTATGTAAACCTTACTTATCTCTAGATACTCAGGAATGGCTTACAAAACTGAATGATTTAGACATAACTTTGGTCAAATAA